Part of the Streptomyces europaeiscabiei genome is shown below.
TGCGGGACGCGGACGCCCCCATGATCGCGTTCTCGGTGACGGACACGGGCATCGGCATCGCGGCCAGCAAGATGCGGGTCATCTTCGAGGCGTTCAAGCAGGCGGACGGCACCACGAGCCGCAAGTACGGCGGTACGGGCCTGGGGCTGTCCATCTCGCGGGAGATCGCCCGGCTGCTGGGCGGCGAGATTTACGCGCAGAGCGAGCCGGGACGCGGCTCCACCTTCACCCTGTATTTGCCGCTGCACCCGAGCGAACTGCCCCCGCAGGGCTATGCGCACAGTGCGCCCGCCGCGCTGGAGGCGGGGGAGCTGCTGGCCTCCGAGCAGGAGCTGGCCGAGCGCACCGAGACGCCGGCCGAGGTGAGGTCGTACCGCGAGACGCAGAACGGGGCCGCCGCGCTCTTCCGGCGGCGTCGCAGGTCCGTGCCGACGGGCTCCCCGTCGGACCTGTACCAGGGCAACGGGCAGACACAGGAGCACTGGGCGCAACATGCCGCGCAGGAGGCGGCGGCGCAGCCGCGCCGGACGATTCGCTTCGACAGCGAGAAGGTGCTCATCGTCGACGACGACATCCGTAACGTCTTCGCGCTCACCAGCGTCCTGGAGCAGCACGGTCTGTCCGTGCTGTACGCCGAGAACGGCCGCGAGGGCATCGAGGTCCTGGAACAGCACGACGACGTGACGGTCGTTCTGATGGACATCATGATGCCGGAGATGGACGGATACGCGACGACCACGGCGATCCGCCGGATGCCCCAGTTCGCCGGACTGCCGATCATCGCGCTGACGGCCAAGGCGATGAAGGGCGACCGGGAGAAGGCGATCGACTCGGGAGCCTCCGACTATGTGACGAAGCCGGTCGATCCGGATCATCTGCTGTCGGTCATGGAGCAGTGGATGCGAAGTGAGTGACAGGACGGGCGGCCGGTGGTCGCAACCCGTCCGAGGGCACACCGAGTTGCTGACTGAGTGTGGCCGGGGTCGTGTAGAAACGCGGGATTCGGGGAACCTTCTGGTCCCCGCTTGCGTTTCTGCTACGAGCACAGTGACATCACGGTGACAGGGTGTGGCGACGGGCGGGGTGCGGCTACGATGACCGGCACAAGGACGGGTGGCGCGAGGGAGTCGTCCCCTGGGGTGACGCCGAGTGGTGTCACGTCGAGTCCTGCGGACAGGGGAGGCCCCAAGCCGGGGCGAGGAGGGCGGGCCATGGTGCAGAAGGCCAAGATCCTCCTGGTCGATGACCGGCCGGAGAATCTGTTGGCGCTGGAGGCCATCCTCTCCGCGCTCGATCAGACACTGGTGCGGGCATCGTCCGGGGAGGAAGCGCTCAAGGCGCTGCTGACGGACGACTTCGCGGTCATTCTGCTGGACGTCCAGATGCCGGGAATGGACGGTTTCGAAACGGCCGCGCACATCAAGCGGCGCGAACGGACCCGGGACATCCCGATCATTTTCCTCACCGCCATCAACCACGGACCGCACCACACGTTCCGTGGGTACGCGGCGGGTGCGGTCGACTACATCTCGAAGCCGTTCGACCCCTGGGTGCTGCGCGCCAAGGTCTCGGTGTTCGTCGAGCTGTACATGAAGAACTGCCAGCTCAGGGAGCAGGCGGCGCTGCTGCGGCTCCAGTTGGAGGGTGGCGGGAAGGGTGCGGCGGGCGGTTCCAAGGAGCCCTCCGGCGGCATCCTCGCCGAGCTCTCCGCCCGGCTCGCCGCCGTCGAGGAGCAGGCCGAGGCGCTGTCCAAGCAACTTGACGACGACTCGGCGGACGCCGCTGCCGTGGCCACCGCGGCCCATCTCGAACGCAAATTGACGGGCCTGCGCAGGGCGCTGGACGCGTTGGAGCCGGGCACGGGCGGTCCCTCGGCGCTGCCGTCGCAGAACTGAGCACGTTCCGGAGCGCGGGTCGGTGTCACACAAGTGCCCCCGACCCGCGCTTGGTTGTCAGCCGGCTGCAAGGGCTGAGGGACTGTCAGGCCGGGTCAGCCTCGGGGCTTCGAGTACGCGACACGAACGGGTGAAGCAGTAGGCACACGTGTCGGCTGTGGCCTCCACCGGTAACCTCACACCCATGGCCTCACGTCAGTCCGCAGCGAAGAAGCCGCCCGCGAAGAAGGCGGCCGCTCCGACGAAGGCTCCGGCGAAGAAGGCCCCCGCGAAGAAAGCCGCCGCCAGGAAGGCACCCGCCAAGAAGGCGACGGCGAAGAAGACGGCCCCTCCGAAGCCGGCGCCCAATCCCACCGGAGGCGTGTACAGACTCGTACGCGCCATCTGGCTCGGTGCCGCGCACGCCGTCGGCGCCGTCTTCCGTGGCATAGGGCAGGGCGCGAAGGGTCTCGACCCGGCGCACCGCAAGGACGGTGTCGCGCTGCTGCTGCTCGCCCTCGCCCTGATCGTCGCCGCCGGCACCTGGTCCAACCTGCGCGGCCCGGTCGGCGATCTTGTCGAGATGCTCGTGACCGGCGCCTTCGGCCGGCTCGACCTGCTCGTGCCGATACTGCTCGCGGTCATCGCCGTACGG
Proteins encoded:
- a CDS encoding response regulator; translated protein: MVQKAKILLVDDRPENLLALEAILSALDQTLVRASSGEEALKALLTDDFAVILLDVQMPGMDGFETAAHIKRRERTRDIPIIFLTAINHGPHHTFRGYAAGAVDYISKPFDPWVLRAKVSVFVELYMKNCQLREQAALLRLQLEGGGKGAAGGSKEPSGGILAELSARLAAVEEQAEALSKQLDDDSADAAAVATAAHLERKLTGLRRALDALEPGTGGPSALPSQN